In one window of Kosmotoga pacifica DNA:
- a CDS encoding aspartate ammonia-lyase, with the protein MRIENDGLGNIEVPEGAYWGAHTQRALKNFPITREKFDEEFIRAYGYVKKATASLNGKLGFLTEEKCEAICKACDELIAGQLSDWIVVDPLSGGAGTSINMNINEVIANRATELLGGKKGEYLVHPLDDVNMHQSTNDTFPTAGKMAVIVLLKELVVAVEKLQEALQIKEKEFWSIMKPGRTQLMDAVPISLGQEFGAMAEAISRDRWRLYKVEERVRMVNLGGTAIGTGVAADRKYVLSIVNELRNISGIRIAKAENLIDATQNMDVFAEIHGLLKALATNLLKISNDIRLLGSGPNSAIGELKLPQVQAGSSIMPGKVNPVVPEYVIQMSMSVMAHDVAVNFAVSSGNLELNAFVPLIIHYTLKSLRFLTNAAMSLKEYIVKLQANNEKSRENLLKSEAVFTPMITAYGYERVQRWIKKSREEGKDIWEIAAEETGLKIDELKQKLLGKKSMGLGQSEKG; encoded by the coding sequence ATGAGAATAGAAAATGACGGCCTTGGAAACATCGAAGTACCGGAAGGCGCATATTGGGGAGCTCACACCCAGAGGGCGCTGAAGAATTTCCCTATTACCAGAGAAAAATTTGATGAAGAGTTTATCAGGGCGTATGGCTATGTGAAGAAAGCCACCGCCTCTTTGAATGGTAAACTCGGCTTTCTAACGGAAGAAAAGTGTGAGGCTATCTGTAAAGCATGCGACGAACTCATCGCCGGGCAACTATCTGACTGGATCGTCGTGGATCCTCTCTCAGGTGGCGCTGGAACGTCGATAAACATGAATATCAATGAAGTCATAGCCAACAGAGCGACCGAACTCCTTGGTGGAAAGAAAGGTGAATATCTGGTACATCCACTGGACGATGTGAACATGCATCAATCTACAAACGATACCTTCCCTACTGCCGGAAAAATGGCGGTCATTGTTTTGCTTAAAGAGCTTGTTGTCGCAGTCGAGAAACTTCAGGAAGCCCTCCAGATAAAAGAGAAAGAATTCTGGAGTATTATGAAACCCGGCAGGACACAGTTGATGGACGCTGTTCCCATATCCCTCGGTCAGGAGTTTGGAGCGATGGCAGAGGCGATAAGCAGGGATCGCTGGAGACTCTACAAAGTCGAAGAACGCGTTCGTATGGTGAACCTTGGCGGAACAGCTATTGGCACGGGCGTAGCTGCCGATAGGAAATATGTGCTTTCTATTGTCAATGAGCTGAGAAACATCTCCGGAATAAGAATAGCTAAAGCGGAGAACCTCATCGATGCTACACAGAACATGGATGTTTTCGCGGAGATTCATGGCCTGCTGAAAGCCCTTGCGACGAATCTGCTCAAGATCTCCAATGACATAAGACTACTGGGAAGCGGTCCAAACTCAGCCATAGGAGAATTGAAATTGCCTCAGGTACAGGCTGGCAGTTCAATAATGCCCGGTAAAGTTAATCCTGTGGTGCCTGAATACGTAATTCAAATGTCTATGAGCGTAATGGCCCATGATGTTGCAGTAAATTTTGCCGTTTCTTCGGGAAACCTGGAGCTCAATGCTTTCGTGCCCTTAATCATTCACTATACCCTGAAGTCACTCAGGTTTCTGACCAACGCAGCCATGAGTTTGAAAGAGTATATCGTAAAGCTTCAGGCTAACAATGAGAAATCTCGTGAAAATCTCCTCAAGAGTGAAGCGGTCTTTACACCTATGATAACGGCTTACGGCTACGAGCGGGTGCAGCGGTGGATAAAAAAATCCCGGGAAGAAGGCAAAGACATCTGGGAGATAGCTGCTGAAGAAACCGGTTTAAAAATCGATGAGCTGAAACAAAAGCTCCTTGGTAAAAAGAGCATGGGGCTTGGTCAGTCTGAAAAAGGTTAA
- the hydF gene encoding [FeFe] hydrogenase H-cluster maturation GTPase HydF codes for MLTTGGYRKYLGFFGKRNVGKSSLINVLVGQDVSIVSEYPGTTTDPVYKSLEIHPIGPVTVVDTPGVDDVGELGELRVKKAKEVLYKIDLAVLVVDERWDDYEEWLISTFKKMDIPFVVALNKVDNCWDTSKVLERVKNYPHQSVSAKTGEGVEKLRELITNTLPKEEDIPLLSDLIDGGEIVLLVVPIDLGAPRGRLIMPQVEAIRETLDREAICVVVKERELKWALEKLKEPPALVVADSHLISRIAADVPEEIPLTTFSILEARHKGDLIELVKGVKQIEKLTPESKVVIMEACSHVPLVEDIGRVKIPRWLTNHVGGGIEFEVKSGKEFPKDLDNVDLIIHCGGCTLTRAMMLRRIREAKRRGISISNYGVVISYLHGILERVLRPFPEAHQIFVEENAVM; via the coding sequence ATGTTAACAACGGGTGGATATAGGAAGTATCTTGGCTTTTTCGGTAAGAGAAATGTCGGAAAATCCAGTCTCATAAATGTGCTTGTCGGACAGGATGTTTCTATCGTGAGTGAATATCCAGGTACCACAACTGACCCGGTGTACAAATCTCTTGAAATCCACCCTATAGGTCCCGTAACTGTCGTGGACACACCTGGTGTTGACGATGTTGGTGAACTTGGTGAACTGCGTGTGAAAAAAGCAAAAGAGGTTCTTTACAAGATAGATCTCGCTGTCCTCGTCGTTGATGAACGTTGGGACGACTATGAAGAGTGGCTTATAAGTACCTTCAAGAAAATGGATATCCCATTCGTGGTGGCACTGAACAAAGTCGATAATTGCTGGGATACCTCAAAAGTGTTGGAACGCGTTAAAAATTATCCGCATCAGTCTGTTTCGGCGAAAACTGGTGAAGGCGTTGAAAAACTTCGGGAATTGATCACAAACACCCTCCCGAAAGAGGAAGATATTCCACTGCTTTCCGACCTTATTGATGGTGGTGAGATAGTTTTACTGGTGGTTCCGATAGATTTAGGTGCACCCAGAGGACGACTCATCATGCCGCAGGTCGAGGCGATAAGGGAAACACTCGACAGGGAAGCTATTTGTGTCGTTGTCAAAGAAAGGGAATTGAAGTGGGCGTTAGAAAAGCTAAAGGAACCTCCTGCTCTTGTGGTTGCTGATTCTCACCTCATAAGCAGGATCGCAGCTGATGTCCCCGAAGAAATCCCCTTGACAACGTTTTCGATTCTCGAAGCGAGACACAAAGGCGACCTCATAGAGCTGGTGAAGGGCGTAAAGCAGATTGAAAAGCTGACGCCGGAAAGTAAAGTAGTGATAATGGAAGCTTGCTCCCATGTGCCACTTGTTGAGGATATCGGGCGCGTAAAAATACCCCGATGGCTGACAAACCATGTGGGGGGCGGGATTGAATTTGAAGTGAAGTCAGGAAAAGAATTCCCGAAAGATCTTGATAATGTCGATCTCATCATTCACTGTGGGGGGTGTACTCTCACCCGAGCCATGATGCTGCGCAGGATCAGGGAAGCGAAAAGGCGTGGCATATCCATTTCAAATTATGGTGTGGTGATCTCATACCTGCATGGTATATTGGAAAGAGTCTTAAGGCCATTCCCTGAGGCGCATCAGATCTTTGTGGAGGAGAATGCGGTTATGTGA
- the hydG gene encoding [FeFe] hydrogenase H-cluster radical SAM maturase HydG, with the protein MIVRTEVKNFINVGEIENYLERTKNPDLKRIEAIVQRSLDKNRLEPEEVATLLNANTPQARELIFEGARKLKERVYGNRIVLFAPLYIGNKCINDCVYCGFRVSNPEVLRKTLSMDELETEVRSLVSRGHKRLILVYGEHPLYNADFIAATVEKVYSVKEGKGEIRRVNINAAPLEVEEYKKVKEAGIGTYQIFQETYHPETYKKMHPRGPKSDFLYRLYGLDRAMEAGIDDVGIGALFGLYDWKFEVMGLLYHTIHLEERFGVGPHTISFPRIEPAIGTPITEQPPHMVPDEDFKHLVAVIRLAVPYTGLILTAREPIEVRREVLKLGVSQIDAGSNIGVGAYSTEDKEAYKKSQFTLGDTRPLDVVIRELAQDGYIPSFCTACYRLGRTGEHFMEFAIPGFVKRFCQPNAILTFAEYLNDYASPETRKIGMKRVQEELDNIDNPGIKETLLKYYERLNNGERDLYF; encoded by the coding sequence ATGATTGTGAGGACAGAAGTTAAGAACTTCATCAATGTTGGAGAAATCGAAAACTACCTTGAAAGGACGAAAAATCCCGACTTGAAAAGAATCGAAGCAATTGTGCAACGCTCACTGGATAAAAACAGGCTCGAACCTGAAGAAGTTGCAACGCTTCTGAACGCTAACACGCCGCAGGCGCGTGAACTGATTTTTGAGGGCGCGCGTAAGTTGAAGGAGCGGGTATATGGCAACAGGATAGTCCTCTTTGCTCCGCTGTACATCGGCAACAAATGTATCAATGACTGTGTGTACTGTGGGTTCAGAGTAAGTAATCCAGAAGTTCTGAGAAAGACCCTTTCTATGGACGAGCTAGAGACAGAGGTGCGCTCTCTCGTTTCACGTGGGCACAAGCGCTTAATCCTCGTATATGGTGAACACCCATTGTACAACGCTGATTTCATAGCCGCAACTGTGGAGAAAGTTTATTCGGTAAAAGAGGGAAAGGGTGAAATCAGAAGAGTAAATATAAACGCTGCGCCCCTTGAAGTTGAAGAATACAAAAAGGTCAAAGAGGCGGGTATAGGTACATACCAGATCTTTCAAGAGACTTACCACCCAGAGACGTACAAAAAAATGCATCCCAGAGGTCCCAAATCTGACTTTTTGTACAGACTCTATGGACTCGATAGAGCGATGGAAGCTGGCATAGATGATGTTGGCATCGGTGCCCTCTTTGGGCTGTATGATTGGAAGTTCGAAGTGATGGGACTTTTGTACCACACAATCCATCTCGAAGAACGCTTCGGCGTCGGACCCCACACGATTTCCTTTCCGAGAATTGAACCAGCCATTGGTACACCAATTACTGAACAACCACCGCATATGGTTCCAGATGAAGACTTCAAACACCTCGTCGCTGTCATAAGGCTTGCAGTTCCATACACTGGACTCATCTTGACGGCCCGCGAACCCATTGAAGTCAGGAGAGAAGTGTTAAAACTCGGTGTTTCCCAGATAGATGCCGGTTCAAATATAGGTGTGGGTGCATATTCTACGGAAGACAAAGAGGCCTACAAGAAATCCCAGTTCACCCTCGGTGATACACGTCCCCTTGATGTGGTCATAAGGGAGCTGGCTCAGGACGGATACATTCCTTCCTTCTGTACCGCCTGCTATCGCCTTGGCAGAACAGGTGAACACTTCATGGAGTTCGCCATCCCTGGATTTGTGAAACGTTTCTGCCAGCCTAATGCTATTCTGACCTTTGCCGAGTACCTGAACGATTATGCAAGCCCTGAGACGAGGAAAATAGGTATGAAACGTGTACAGGAAGAACTCGACAACATAGATAACCCAGGAATAAAAGAGACCCTTTTGAAATATTATGAGAGGTTGAATAATGGAGAGAGAGATCTTTATTTCTAA
- a CDS encoding class I SAM-dependent methyltransferase — protein MGLGWLDVKALSFNWLLMLEKEHVLWIAKESNYKEALGTALAANPVVKWYFCNLAPEKREFFERITQDKEPSPQEAREAEITVMEAINDWIVYVFKPERYDELVFLKWDDSELTSIVNFSDRRVLDIGAGTGRLTFVAAKEARVVYAIEPVANLRRYLKEKAMRLDVNNLYVCDGVLTDIPFEDAFFDITMGGHVFGDEPEEEYKEMLRVTKPGGQIVLFPGNSDKDDEIHNFLISKGFQWKRFEEPGDGMKRAYWKIAED, from the coding sequence ATGGGGCTTGGCTGGCTTGATGTCAAAGCACTCTCATTCAACTGGCTGCTTATGCTTGAAAAAGAGCATGTCCTCTGGATTGCAAAAGAGAGCAATTATAAAGAAGCGCTTGGGACAGCTCTTGCGGCAAACCCTGTAGTGAAATGGTATTTCTGCAACCTGGCTCCGGAGAAAAGGGAGTTTTTCGAGAGAATAACGCAAGACAAAGAGCCATCTCCTCAAGAGGCGAGAGAAGCTGAAATCACCGTGATGGAAGCCATAAACGATTGGATTGTATACGTATTCAAACCGGAGCGTTACGATGAGCTCGTTTTTTTGAAATGGGACGATTCTGAACTAACCTCGATAGTCAATTTTTCTGACAGGAGGGTACTCGATATAGGAGCAGGAACTGGAAGATTGACCTTTGTAGCGGCAAAGGAAGCAAGGGTGGTTTATGCTATCGAACCAGTTGCCAACCTCAGGCGATACCTGAAAGAAAAAGCGATGAGACTCGATGTGAATAATCTGTATGTGTGCGATGGTGTGCTTACAGACATTCCCTTTGAAGACGCCTTCTTCGACATCACTATGGGCGGTCATGTTTTCGGAGACGAACCCGAAGAAGAATATAAGGAAATGCTCAGAGTAACAAAGCCCGGGGGACAGATCGTACTCTTTCCTGGAAACAGCGATAAAGACGACGAAATTCATAACTTTCTGATATCTAAAGGCTTTCAATGGAAGAGATTTGAAGAACCCGGTGATGGCATGAAAAGGGCGTATTGGAAGATTGCTGAGGACTGA
- the hydE gene encoding [FeFe] hydrogenase H-cluster radical SAM maturase HydE, translating into MEKKRFEVAKKIREKNLMKLSEIANKAIEEKHLTKEELVYLLSLKDGEERKLFLELADAFRHDYVGDMVFIKGVIEFSNYCRKNCHYCGIRAENRIHRYRMEPDEIISIARDMAKLGIDTIILQSGEDPHYDIEMLEYIVSTIRKSTFIPVSLSIGERPRSEYLRLKNAGASKVLLKHESINRKIFEAVHPDDDFDTRIDLLDYIISIGYVGGSGNIIGLPDQTLEDIANDIIFMRDIGVKMVGLGPFVPAEGTPLERLPYGDPELTLNTYAAVRLSMPRVFMPATTALGTIDEDKQFEGFRVGCNVIMCNFTPEKYRKDYTIYSGKARVEFFKTASRLKNMGFKLSVKVLRQLERHEKEVIERC; encoded by the coding sequence ATGGAAAAGAAACGCTTTGAAGTCGCTAAGAAGATCCGGGAAAAAAATCTGATGAAACTTTCGGAAATTGCCAATAAGGCGATTGAAGAAAAACACCTCACCAAAGAGGAGCTCGTCTACCTTCTTTCTCTAAAAGATGGAGAGGAGAGAAAACTCTTTCTCGAACTTGCGGATGCCTTTAGACACGATTATGTTGGAGACATGGTGTTTATCAAGGGTGTCATAGAGTTCTCCAATTATTGCAGAAAAAACTGCCATTACTGTGGCATAAGGGCCGAAAACAGGATACATCGATACAGGATGGAACCTGACGAGATCATCTCCATTGCCAGGGATATGGCTAAACTCGGTATTGACACAATAATACTTCAGTCAGGCGAAGATCCTCATTACGATATTGAGATGCTTGAATATATCGTATCAACCATAAGGAAATCCACTTTTATACCTGTATCCCTCTCCATTGGCGAGCGACCAAGATCAGAGTATTTGAGGCTGAAAAATGCTGGAGCTTCGAAGGTTTTGTTGAAGCACGAAAGCATTAACCGGAAAATATTTGAGGCAGTTCATCCCGATGATGATTTCGATACCAGAATCGATTTACTTGACTACATCATATCGATTGGATATGTAGGAGGTTCAGGAAATATAATAGGGCTGCCGGATCAGACCCTTGAGGACATTGCAAATGACATCATATTCATGAGAGACATTGGTGTAAAAATGGTTGGCCTCGGTCCATTTGTTCCTGCAGAAGGAACACCTCTGGAACGTCTACCGTATGGAGACCCTGAACTAACATTGAATACGTACGCGGCAGTCAGGCTTTCAATGCCGCGGGTTTTTATGCCTGCAACAACTGCTCTGGGCACGATAGACGAAGACAAACAATTCGAAGGTTTCAGGGTGGGGTGCAACGTCATAATGTGTAATTTCACTCCTGAAAAGTACAGAAAAGACTACACAATATATTCCGGAAAAGCCAGAGTAGAGTTTTTTAAGACTGCCAGCCGGTTGAAGAATATGGGATTCAAGCTCAGTGTTAAAGTCCTCAGACAACTTGAAAGGCATGAAAAGGAAGTGATAGAACGATGTTAA